A single region of the Mycobacterium lentiflavum genome encodes:
- a CDS encoding ESX-1 secretion-associated protein has protein sequence MADRIHVVPAHLREAAAHHQETSDYLRTVPSSHAAIQESLDSLGPIFGELRDAGRELLELRRQCYEQQADDHADMAHNLTVAATTWDQHEQDAAGELGRVVDGGR, from the coding sequence ATGGCAGATCGAATCCATGTGGTGCCCGCGCACTTACGTGAAGCGGCTGCGCATCACCAGGAGACCTCCGACTACTTGCGCACTGTTCCGTCGTCGCATGCCGCCATCCAGGAGAGCCTGGACTCGCTGGGGCCCATCTTCGGTGAACTTCGCGACGCCGGACGTGAACTGCTCGAACTGAGACGCCAGTGCTACGAGCAACAGGCCGACGACCACGCTGACATGGCGCACAACCTGACCGTGGCGGCCACGACATGGGATCAGCATGAACAAGATGCGGCCGGCGAACTCGGTCGCGTCGTCGACGGCGGTCGATGA
- a CDS encoding DUF2710 family protein: MVAGWGSRSEQSDLKDRDLVEAVLRELSEAADKWEALVAQAEKVTYSVDLGDIRAVTNSDGRLVELSLHPGVMTGYGHAELADRLNLAIAAMREEAEAENRARYGGELH, encoded by the coding sequence ATGGTGGCGGGGTGGGGCAGTCGCAGCGAACAGAGCGACCTAAAGGACAGAGATCTCGTCGAAGCGGTTCTGCGTGAGCTGAGCGAGGCAGCCGACAAGTGGGAAGCCCTTGTCGCGCAAGCCGAGAAGGTCACGTACAGCGTGGACTTGGGGGATATTCGCGCCGTGACAAACTCCGACGGCAGGTTGGTTGAGCTGTCTCTGCATCCTGGCGTGATGACGGGCTACGGCCACGCAGAATTGGCGGACAGGCTGAACCTCGCGATCGCGGCGATGCGCGAGGAGGCAGAAGCCGAGAATCGGGCCAGGTACGGCGGCGAACTGCATTGA
- a CDS encoding DUF4226 domain-containing protein: MSTYDELLATVRVVRDRTGDPNAWQVGLTPTELAAVITPTTRPEQLDTLLAKIRRQHPGLFGSWEQPPAAPPQRSEGAAAEAIAGAEAALAHQNSASSQLDLQVISAIMNAHLKTVEGAEALSALQRETEAAVQTRSDLDTPAGARDFQRFLIGKLRDIRAVVMTASLDDTSKSALMAAWTSLYDASKSVPSGAGETRPASVTSSACAADPAAAGDDPLLDSLLADDPGLLTGDSGAGPAESAPAPPMPSAMPGIPNLGLGSAPGPGSMGGWGAPGAMPVPGRQEGSESDPALAGMDDEDPDVNPADHELDDQDEHEDDEQGKDVSTAESPPGGPTTVTLPDGDTVTAASPQLAAAIEAAVGGAPIPDAFHQQGITIPAPGTAVPNPIDPVQVLPGDVGIFTDRHALALGHTKALLDGQIQHIASVSGPSFLGWEHPPAAATATAPARTDAPTPTRPAATPTTGQ; encoded by the coding sequence ATGTCGACGTATGACGAACTGCTTGCCACGGTCAGGGTCGTGCGGGACCGCACCGGTGATCCGAACGCATGGCAGGTAGGGCTGACCCCAACGGAGCTGGCCGCGGTGATCACCCCCACGACACGTCCGGAGCAGCTCGACACGCTTCTGGCCAAGATCCGCCGCCAGCATCCGGGCCTGTTCGGCTCCTGGGAGCAACCGCCCGCTGCACCGCCACAGCGGTCCGAGGGGGCCGCCGCCGAAGCCATAGCAGGTGCCGAAGCCGCTCTGGCGCATCAGAATTCGGCTAGCTCCCAACTGGACCTGCAAGTGATCTCGGCCATCATGAACGCCCACCTGAAGACGGTCGAAGGCGCTGAAGCGCTGAGCGCCTTGCAACGCGAAACCGAGGCCGCGGTGCAAACCCGATCCGACTTGGACACCCCGGCGGGCGCACGCGACTTTCAGCGATTCCTGATCGGCAAGCTCAGGGACATCCGCGCGGTGGTGATGACCGCGAGCCTCGACGACACGTCGAAGTCAGCATTGATGGCCGCGTGGACCTCGCTCTACGACGCCTCGAAGAGCGTGCCGAGCGGTGCCGGCGAGACCCGGCCGGCCTCGGTGACCTCGTCGGCATGCGCAGCCGACCCGGCCGCCGCCGGGGACGATCCGCTACTGGATTCGCTGCTGGCCGACGACCCTGGCCTGTTGACCGGGGATTCGGGTGCAGGGCCGGCCGAGAGCGCGCCGGCACCCCCGATGCCGTCGGCGATGCCGGGCATTCCCAATCTTGGGCTGGGTTCGGCACCGGGACCAGGTTCGATGGGTGGTTGGGGGGCGCCGGGCGCGATGCCGGTGCCCGGGCGTCAGGAGGGCAGCGAATCCGATCCGGCCCTGGCGGGCATGGACGACGAAGACCCCGACGTGAACCCGGCCGATCACGAATTGGATGACCAGGACGAACACGAAGACGACGAGCAGGGTAAGGATGTGTCAACGGCGGAATCGCCGCCCGGGGGCCCGACGACGGTGACCCTGCCCGATGGGGACACGGTGACGGCGGCCAGCCCCCAGCTGGCGGCGGCCATCGAGGCCGCAGTGGGCGGTGCGCCGATCCCGGATGCGTTCCACCAGCAGGGAATCACCATTCCCGCACCCGGAACCGCGGTCCCCAATCCGATTGATCCGGTACAAGTCTTGCCGGGAGATGTCGGAATTTTCACCGATCGCCATGCGCTGGCGCTCGGCCACACCAAGGCCCTCCTCGATGGCCAGATTCAGCACATCGCCTCCGTAAGCGGCCCGAGCTTTCTAGGCTGGGAGCACCCACCGGCCGCGGCGACCGCGACCGCGCCGGCCAGGACCGACGCACCGACACCGACCCGGCCGGCGGCCACGCCGACCACTGGACAATAG
- a CDS encoding C40 family peptidase, whose protein sequence is MTESEIEALNRAHQLFAGGTRRPPLVAPLHMVPTSPVNTIVGQINYQFQANRGHQVLLSAARTDAAAAGVIADAHRDRAQARQLTKNVLDEARADAAAVTPIAPMAQRDAMRRRAARLRAQRAHVLTARLRARRHSAALRALHYRMVHHRGLLLPSPSSRAGIAVRAALSRLGRPYVWGATGPDQFDCSGLVQWAYARAGIHLDRTTYQQINDGIPVPRSQVRPGDLVFPHSGHVQMAIGNNLVVEAPYSGAAVRISRLGNYVAIRRPI, encoded by the coding sequence ATGACCGAAAGTGAAATCGAGGCGTTGAACCGAGCTCACCAGTTGTTCGCGGGCGGCACCCGGCGACCCCCGCTGGTGGCGCCGCTCCACATGGTGCCAACATCGCCGGTGAATACCATTGTGGGACAAATCAATTACCAATTTCAGGCAAACCGGGGACACCAAGTGCTGCTCTCGGCGGCGCGCACGGACGCGGCGGCCGCGGGCGTCATCGCCGACGCCCACCGTGACCGGGCGCAAGCCCGTCAGCTGACCAAGAACGTCCTCGACGAGGCCCGTGCCGATGCCGCCGCCGTTACCCCGATAGCGCCGATGGCCCAGCGTGACGCGATGCGCCGTCGGGCCGCACGCCTTCGTGCCCAGCGGGCACACGTGTTGACCGCCCGGCTGCGCGCCCGGCGGCATTCGGCGGCGCTGCGGGCACTGCACTACCGGATGGTGCACCACCGCGGCCTGCTGCTGCCTTCGCCGAGTAGTCGTGCCGGAATTGCGGTGCGCGCGGCGCTATCTCGACTGGGCCGCCCGTATGTGTGGGGCGCGACCGGCCCCGATCAGTTCGACTGTTCCGGGCTCGTGCAGTGGGCATACGCGCGGGCGGGAATTCATTTGGACCGCACCACGTATCAGCAGATCAACGACGGAATCCCAGTACCCCGTTCGCAAGTCAGGCCCGGTGATCTCGTCTTCCCGCACAGCGGACACGTGCAGATGGCGATCGGCAACAATCTCGTCGTCGAAGCCCCGTACTCGGGCGCCGCTGTGCGGATCAGCCGGTTGGGAAACTACGTCGCGATTCGTCGGCCGATATGA
- a CDS encoding DUF5631 domain-containing protein — protein MPAFSSPVDCTPWVIGGLWPAELSTATDETVTLAKYLEKDLQQITASANKQLGMVKRAGLTDLGRRAAEARVIEEARARAVRRVESTIRQLDLMKAQARARHQTAQVARRFSTTDMEKTQVIPAVPAAGPDVAALAADETQVIPVVPATEPEIRPQPLDQTQVIPVIPAVPVEEPVTEVAADDDDASSGRHRAPSEETTVDVAVPLQQEISAAAADAESQTARLEKLVPSAEPAASEPEPEPEPEPEVVAEAEPEPEPEAVSEPEPEPEPEPEPEPEPEPEPEPEPEPEPEPEPEPEPELAAEPEPEPEPLDAPAAPAAVESDAERLHRLLAYVVRQEPGLNWAVGDLSDGTTLLVTDLAHGWIPPGIALPVGVRLLAPGRRRGKSSALLGEATRIATYTPGDRVGRATDFPPTESSVQARELPPVEDFGWELGRVTHWRDGLPRLVHTLAKAATSGTGVVEEEADLLRVHLDTARYQLLSQYPDVVPALLLNCLLLAATESSVAGDATSANYHLAWFRKLDEPPASQWTAES, from the coding sequence ATGCCGGCCTTCAGCTCTCCTGTCGATTGCACCCCGTGGGTGATCGGTGGGCTTTGGCCTGCCGAACTGTCGACGGCGACAGACGAAACCGTAACTCTCGCAAAGTATCTCGAGAAGGATCTGCAGCAAATCACCGCCAGCGCCAACAAGCAGTTGGGGATGGTCAAGCGGGCGGGACTCACCGATCTGGGCCGTCGGGCGGCAGAGGCCCGCGTCATCGAAGAAGCGCGTGCCCGCGCCGTCCGGCGCGTCGAATCGACGATTCGCCAGCTGGACTTGATGAAGGCGCAGGCGCGCGCGCGACATCAAACCGCGCAGGTCGCGCGACGTTTCAGCACGACCGACATGGAAAAGACGCAAGTCATCCCGGCGGTCCCGGCGGCCGGACCTGATGTCGCCGCGTTGGCGGCCGACGAAACCCAGGTCATCCCGGTGGTCCCGGCGACGGAGCCCGAAATCAGGCCTCAGCCGCTCGATCAGACGCAGGTCATACCGGTGATTCCCGCAGTACCTGTGGAGGAGCCGGTGACCGAGGTCGCCGCCGATGACGACGACGCTTCGAGTGGCCGACATCGAGCTCCGTCCGAGGAGACCACCGTGGACGTCGCGGTCCCGCTGCAGCAGGAAATCTCGGCGGCCGCAGCGGACGCGGAATCCCAGACCGCGCGATTGGAGAAGTTGGTCCCGTCCGCAGAACCTGCCGCCAGCGAGCCCGAGCCGGAACCGGAGCCCGAGCCCGAGGTTGTGGCAGAAGCTGAGCCGGAACCCGAGCCGGAGGCCGTCAGCGAACCTGAGCCTGAGCCCGAGCCCGAGCCCGAGCCCGAGCCTGAGCCCGAGCCCGAGCCTGAGCCCGAGCCTGAGCCTGAGCCCGAGCCCGAGCCGGAACCCGAGCCCGAGCTGGCGGCAGAGCCCGAGCCCGAGCCGGAACCGCTGGACGCACCCGCGGCTCCCGCTGCCGTCGAATCCGACGCGGAACGCTTGCATCGGCTGCTGGCATACGTGGTCCGCCAAGAACCCGGGCTGAACTGGGCCGTCGGCGATCTGTCGGACGGCACCACGCTACTGGTCACCGACCTCGCGCACGGCTGGATTCCGCCGGGCATCGCGCTCCCGGTGGGCGTGCGGTTGCTTGCACCCGGCCGGCGCAGGGGCAAATCCTCCGCACTGCTCGGCGAGGCGACCCGGATCGCGACCTACACCCCCGGCGATCGAGTAGGCCGGGCGACAGACTTCCCGCCGACAGAGTCGTCGGTGCAGGCCCGCGAACTGCCGCCCGTCGAAGATTTCGGATGGGAGCTGGGTCGAGTCACGCACTGGCGCGACGGACTTCCGCGGTTGGTGCACACCTTGGCGAAAGCCGCTACGTCGGGAACCGGTGTCGTGGAAGAGGAAGCCGATCTGCTGCGTGTGCATCTCGACACCGCCCGCTATCAGTTGCTGAGCCAGTACCCGGACGTCGTGCCCGCACTGTTGCTCAACTGTCTGTTGCTGGCCGCCACCGAAAGCAGTGTCGCCGGCGACGCGACGTCGGCGAACTATCACCTGGCGTGGTTCCGGAAGCTCGACGAACCTCCGGCCAGCCAGTGGACCGCCGAGTCCTGA
- a CDS encoding DUF2694 family protein yields MTDANPAFDTVHPSGHILVRSCRGGYMHSVALSEEAMDTEAATLAQGILLTADVSWLKALLEVRHEIVAAGHTPSAEVPTPNDLDTAIEKLLAHKLRRRDGAD; encoded by the coding sequence ATGACCGACGCCAATCCCGCGTTCGACACCGTTCACCCGAGTGGGCACATCCTGGTCCGCTCGTGCCGCGGCGGGTACATGCACAGCGTTGCGCTGAGCGAAGAGGCGATGGATACCGAGGCTGCGACCCTGGCGCAGGGCATCCTGTTGACCGCGGATGTGTCCTGGCTCAAGGCGTTGCTGGAGGTTCGCCACGAGATCGTCGCGGCCGGACACACCCCGTCGGCGGAGGTCCCGACCCCCAACGACCTCGATACGGCGATCGAGAAGCTGCTGGCGCACAAGCTGCGCCGCCGGGACGGCGCCGACTAA
- a CDS encoding DUF4226 domain-containing protein, with product MSEQTGPSLAAIQARQSAMATRHDSVAEADRALMDVLASAHAAMQESIRRLDAIGDEIERAVPQQRSLCVDTPMGAREFQKFLVAKQREIAAVVADARELDRAKTAVLERLRGEYRVSAG from the coding sequence ATGTCGGAACAGACTGGCCCCTCGCTAGCCGCCATTCAGGCGCGGCAGTCGGCGATGGCGACCCGGCACGACTCGGTTGCCGAGGCGGACCGTGCACTAATGGACGTGCTTGCCAGCGCGCACGCCGCGATGCAGGAGAGCATCAGGCGTCTGGACGCGATCGGCGACGAGATCGAGCGCGCCGTTCCGCAGCAGCGCAGCCTGTGCGTCGACACGCCCATGGGGGCGAGGGAGTTTCAGAAATTTCTGGTTGCCAAGCAACGTGAGATCGCGGCGGTCGTGGCGGATGCGCGCGAGCTTGATCGGGCGAAAACTGCTGTGCTGGAACGGCTGCGGGGAGAATACCGCGTATCCGCTGGATAG
- the eccB gene encoding type VII secretion protein EccB, which yields MPLNLSNRDQNSGHLFYNRRLRAAITRFSVRMKHDDRKQQAAVALSIVLVLIGVGWMALLHVMKPSGLVGQASIIGDRDTGAVYAKINGRLYPALNLTSARLAVGSAGAPTWVRASEIAKYPTGPIIGIPGAPDSLPITSSAESAWSVCDAAAARGSGTAPVVTAIAGQLSPIGRSEPMRPKQAILATHKGATYVIWHGQRSRIDPADRSVTFNLGLDPGVTYPIEISNALFDAMPSTEPIVLPVIPGRSTPSRWLPGSIVGRVLETRDASGSVNGFYVLLPDGVQKITSFVADLLRTADSEGSTTPTLVAPDKLIQIPAVDVLDVDYYPSEKLEFVDTSANPATCVGWEKQSGDPQARITIFSGRGLPVSIGMDSRVVSLVRDDRDPNSAEAQQTLMLPGAANFVATTSGVATADSRESLYWISPQGVRYGIQSDHATLQALGLDPKLAVQAPWPILRTFAPGPAIGRDAALVARDAVSGGGAVAPIPDLNELAGGG from the coding sequence GTGCCACTCAATCTGTCCAACCGGGATCAGAATTCGGGGCACCTGTTCTACAACCGGCGGCTGCGCGCTGCGATCACCCGGTTCTCGGTCCGGATGAAGCACGACGACCGCAAACAACAAGCGGCCGTGGCCCTGTCGATCGTGCTCGTTCTGATCGGCGTCGGGTGGATGGCGCTGCTTCATGTCATGAAGCCTTCGGGTCTGGTCGGCCAGGCTTCGATCATCGGCGACCGCGATACCGGTGCCGTCTACGCCAAAATCAACGGCAGGCTCTACCCGGCACTCAACTTGACATCGGCCCGGTTGGCGGTCGGCAGTGCCGGCGCCCCGACATGGGTCAGAGCCAGTGAGATCGCGAAGTACCCGACGGGCCCGATCATCGGCATTCCCGGTGCGCCCGATAGCTTGCCGATCACGTCGAGCGCCGAATCGGCATGGTCGGTCTGCGACGCCGCAGCCGCCCGGGGCAGTGGAACCGCGCCAGTGGTGACCGCCATCGCCGGGCAGCTTTCCCCCATCGGCCGGTCGGAACCGATGCGCCCGAAGCAGGCCATCCTGGCTACCCACAAGGGCGCAACGTATGTGATCTGGCACGGGCAGCGGTCCCGCATTGATCCAGCGGACCGGTCGGTGACGTTCAACCTTGGTCTCGATCCCGGTGTGACATATCCGATCGAAATCTCCAACGCGCTGTTCGACGCGATGCCGTCAACGGAACCTATTGTGCTGCCAGTCATTCCGGGCCGTAGCACACCGTCGCGGTGGCTGCCCGGTTCCATTGTGGGTAGGGTCCTGGAAACCCGTGACGCGAGCGGCAGCGTCAACGGCTTCTACGTGCTACTGCCCGACGGCGTCCAGAAGATCACCAGCTTCGTTGCCGACCTCTTACGGACCGCGGATTCGGAGGGCTCGACGACACCCACCCTGGTAGCCCCCGACAAACTGATTCAGATCCCGGCGGTCGACGTGCTCGATGTCGACTACTACCCGTCGGAGAAGCTGGAATTCGTTGATACGTCGGCAAATCCGGCAACGTGCGTCGGCTGGGAGAAGCAATCGGGTGACCCGCAGGCTCGGATCACCATCTTCAGCGGCCGCGGCCTGCCGGTTTCGATCGGCATGGACTCCCGGGTAGTTAGCCTGGTTCGCGACGATCGTGACCCCAATTCTGCTGAGGCACAACAGACTTTGATGCTACCGGGTGCGGCGAACTTCGTGGCGACAACCAGCGGGGTCGCGACGGCCGACAGCCGCGAGAGCTTGTATTGGATTTCGCCGCAAGGGGTTCGGTACGGGATCCAATCCGACCACGCCACCTTGCAGGCGTTGGGGTTGGATCCAAAGCTTGCGGTCCAAGCGCCCTGGCCGATCCTGCGCACCTTTGCGCCCGGACCCGCGATCGGTCGTGACGCAGCGCTGGTGGCCCGCGACGCCGTCTCGGGAGGCGGTGCGGTAGCTCCGATTCCCGATCTCAACGAGCTGGCAGGCGGGGGTTAA